One stretch of Miscanthus floridulus cultivar M001 chromosome 18, ASM1932011v1, whole genome shotgun sequence DNA includes these proteins:
- the LOC136520510 gene encoding aspartyl protease family protein At5g10770-like has protein sequence MAAPCCHGCWLLPLLMLLAAAGALGAEGASLVLVQLDVESLLPSAAAASCPTPQEQRPGAATATRMPIVHQHGPCSPLADKNGKKAPSHTEILVADQRRVEYIHRRVSDTTGRVRRQKQSAPVELPPGTPSSSTPASSLSSSATSTNLPASSGRALNTGNYVVPIRLGTPAARFTVVFDTGSDTTWVQCQPCVAYCYRQKEPLFNPTKSTTYANISCTSSYCSDLDSSGCSGGHCLYAVQYGDGSYTVGFYAQDTLTLGYDTVKDFRFGCGEKNRGLFGKSAGLMGLGRGSTSLPVQAYDQYRGVFAYCIPATSAGTGFLDFGPGAPAAANARLTPMLVDNGPTFYYVGMTGIKVGGHLLSIPGTVFSDAGALVDSGTVITRLPPSAYEPLRSAFAKGMEGLGYKTAPALSILDTCYDLTGHQGGSIELPAVSLVFQGGACLDVDASGILYVADVSQACLAFAANDDDTDVTIVGNTQQKTYSVLYDLGKKVVGFAPGAC, from the exons ATGGCTGCGCCCTGCTGCCATGGCTGCTGGCTGCTCCCCCTGCTCATGCTGCTTGCTGCCGCGGGTGCTCTTGGTGCAGAGGGCGCTTCCCTTGTGCTTGTGCAGCTGGACGTGGAGTCGCTGCTCCCTTCCGCAGCAGCCGCGTCTTGCCCCACGCCACAAG AACAAAGGCCTGGGGCTGCGACGGCCACGAGGATGCCCATCGTGCACCAGCACGGCCCGTGCTCGCCGCTGGCCGACAAGAACGGGAAGAAGGCGCCGTCCCACACGGAGATCCTCGTCGCGGACCAGCGCCGTGTCGAGTACATCCATCGCCGTGTGTCCGATACCACCGGGCGGGTGAGGCGGCAGAAGCAAAGCGCACCAGTGGAGCTCCCGCCCGgcacgccgtcgtcgtcgacccCCGCGTCGTCGCTGTCGTCCTCCGCCACGTCGACGAACCTGCCGGCGTCGTCCGGGCGCGCGCTGAACACGGGCAACTACGTGGTGCCCATCCGCCTCGGCACGCCGGCGGCGCGGTTCACGGTGGTGTTCGACACCGGCAGCGACACGACGTGGGTGCAGTGCCAGCCGTGCGTGGCCTACTGCTACCGGCAGAAGGAGCCCCTCTTCAACCCCACCAAGTCCACCACCTACGCCAACATCTCTTGCACGTCGTCCTACTGCTCCGACCTCGACAGCAGCGGCTGCTCCGGCGGCCACTGCCTCTACGCCGTCCAGTACGGCGACGGCTCCTACACCGTCGGCTTCTACGCCCAGGACACGCTCACCCTGGGCTACGACACCGTCAAG GACTTCCGGTTCGGGTGCGGCGAGAAGAACCGCGGGCTGTTCGGGAAATCGGCGGGGCTGATGGGCCTCGGCCGCGGCAGCACGTCGCTGCCGGTGCAGGCGTACGACCAGTACAGAGGCGTGTTCGCGTACTGCATCCCGGCGACGTCGGCCGGGACGGGGTTCCTGGACTTCGGGCCgggcgcgccggcggcggcgaacgCGCGCCTGACGCCGATGCTGGTGGACAACGGGCCGACGTTCTACTACGTGGGCATGACGGGCATCAAGGTGGGCGGGCACCTGCTGTCCATCCCTGGCACCGTCTTCTCCGACGCCGGCGCGCTGGTGGACTCCGGCACGGTGATCACGCGGCTGCCGCCGTCGGCGTACGAGCCGCTGCGATCGGCGTTCGCCAAGGGCATGGAGGGCCTGGGGTACAAGACGGCCCCGGCGCTCTCGATCCTGGACACCTGCTACGACCTGACGGGGCACCAGGGGGGGAGTATCGAGCTGCCCGCGGTGTCGCTGGTGTTCCAGGGCGGCGCGTGCCTGGACGTGGACGCGTCGGGGATCCTGTACGTGGCGGACGTGTCGCAGGCGTGCCTGGCGTTCGCGGCCAACGACGACGACACCGACGTGACCATCGTCGGGAACACGCAGCAGAAGACGTACAGCGTGCTGTACGACCTCGGCAAGAAGGTCGTCGGCTTCGCCCCAGGAGCTTGCTGA
- the LOC136524276 gene encoding uncharacterized protein: MKNLIPTVLDLQSSNYSKWRGYVLLILRRFALKDHVLSDDSRPYDPAWSRMDRVILSWLFNTISADLLDVIHEHDGLTARTAWLGIEQQFLNNRESRAMLPDAEFRTLCQGALSIDDYCRKMKSMADALADLGEPIQDRTLVLNVLRGLNECFQFMSQVVTRQRPFPSFADVRADLRLAELNMGTPSASPSSLVAAPSIRPPTSSSPAPPRHHQATAGHQAAAGHHAATGQQSSGKRGRRHRGGHGSGGSHSSAQGGTAPATPQWPSLLNPWTGSIHMWLGSTAGGARGPPPRAVQPAPLQQALVAGVPPAYFAPPPASGSYYPQPPQAPPAWAPWTPEGLASAFSTVSLTPPPSSSDWVIDSGASSHITANPGMVTATPFSSFPSSIVVGNGATLPVIGTGYYVLPGPFCLDNVLVAPDIIRNLLSVQKFTTDNCVSVKFDPLGVSVKDLRTRNTLLRCNSTGPLYTLQLPSSTTGSCALVATTSPTTWHRRLGHPDKATLQSLVQSSSIVYSKPEDDSLCHACVLLLLPRHLSAWQERLLDVPAWSPLHLAMSRAILRFLLPTGFADPALPDHVYRLNKSLYGLKQALRAWYSRFASFLISLGFTEAKSDTSLFIFSRGTETVYLLLYVDDIVLTASSQQLLHGVIAALKKEFAMKDLGPLHHFLGVAVQRHRDSVLLSQRQYTLDILARHGMSDYKPCSTPVDTCAKYLTFTRPDIANAVQQVCLHMHDPRETHLVAAKRILRYLQGTLSHGLVIPRTAPTQLRVYTDADWAGCPDTCRSTSGYAVFLGGSLVSWSSKRQPTVSRSSAEAEYRAIANGVAEPTWLRQLLQELHHPLDSACLIYCDNVSACYLSTNPVQHQRTKHVEIDLHFVRERVAMGAVQRELDDKKAEFNRRGDRERSKGIDMLKIQSRNKTMTQDLEEFRKKAVHNQGHLIEALRQNEYLQDKCERTRQAWQKSDRKDLREMKDAEPPF; this comes from the exons ATGAAGAACCTCATCCCTACCGTTCTTGATCTTCAATCCTCCAACTACTCCAAGTGGCGCGGCtacgtcctcctcatcctcaggCGTTTCGCCTTGAAGGATCACGTCCTCAGCGACGACTCCCGCCCCTACGATCCGGCGTGGTCACGCATGGACCGCGTCATCCTCTCTTGGCTTTTCAACACCATCTCCGCCGACCTCCTGGACGTCATCCATGAGCACGACGGCCTCACCGCCCGGACAGCATGGCTCGGGATTGAACAGCAGTTCCTCAACAATCGCGAGTCCCGCGCCATGCTCCCCGACGCCGAGTTTCGCACTCTCTGCCAAGGTGCCCTCTCCATCGATGACTACTGCCGCAAAATGAAGAGCATGGCGGATGCCCTCGCCGACCTCGGCGAGCCCATCCAGGACCGAACTCTAGTGCTGAACGTTCTACGGGGTCTCAATGAATGTTTTCAGTTCATGTCCCAGGTCGTCACCCGCCAGAGGCCGTTCCCGTCCTTCGCCGATGTTCGTGCTGACCTCCGTTTGGCCGAGCTCAACATGGGGACGCCCTCTGCCTCTCCTTCGTCTCTCGTCGCCGCGCCCTCCATCAGGCCGCCCACTTCGTCCTCGCCTGCGCCTCCACGCCATCATCAGGCCACTGCTGGCCATCAGGCTGCTGCTGGACATCATGCTGCTACTGGACAGCAATCCAGTGGCAAGCGCGGTCGACGCCACCGCGGCGGGCACGGCTCTGGCGGCTCCCACAGCAGTGCACAGGGCGGGACTGCCCCAGCCACACCACAGTGGCCCTCACTGCTCAACCCCTGGACCGGCTCTATCCACATGTGGCTAGGGTCCACCGCCGGtggcgcccgtggccctccaccacgCGCAGTCCAGCCTGCACCTCTACAGCAGGCTCTGGTGGCCGGCGTGCCACCGGCATACTTCGCTCCACCACCGGCTTCCGGGTCCTACTACCCGCAGCCCCCTCAGGCACCTCCTGCTTGGGCGCCCTGGACGCCCGAGGGTCTCGCTAGCGCCTTcagcaccgtctccctcaccccaCCACCGAGTTCCTCGGATTGGGTGATCGACTCGGGCGCCTCCTCCCACATCACCGCCAACCCTGGTATGGTCACCGCTACACCATTCTCTTCCTTTCCCTCCTCCATTGTCGTAGGCAACGGGGCCACCCTCCCTGTTATTGGCACCGGCTATTATGTCCTTCCTGGACCCTTTTGCCTCGACAATGTCCTTGTAGCTCCCGACATTATCAGAAATCTCCTTTCGGTTCAAAAATTCACTACTGACAATTGTGTTTCTGTCAAGTTTGACCCTCTTGGTGTTTCTGTGAAGGATCTCCGTACCCGGAACACCCTCCTCCGTTGTAACAGCACGGGGCCTCTCTACACTCTTCAGCTCCCTTCATCCACCACTGGCTCCTGCGCCCTTGTCGCCACTACTTCACCAACTACCTGGCATAGGCGCCTCGGTCACCCCGACAAGGCCACTCTTCAGTCCCTTGTGCAGTCCTCCTCCATTGTCTACAGCAAGCCTGAAGATGACTCCCTCTGCCACGCCT GCGTGCTCCTGCTCCTGCCCCGCCACCTGAGCGCCTGGCAGGAGCGCCTCCTCGACGTTCCAGCATGGTCCCCTCTCCACCTCGCTATGTCAAGAGCGATCCTCCGGTTCCTGCTG CCTACTGGGTTCGCTGATCCTGCACTTCCAGATCATGTCTATAGACTCAACAAATCCCTCTACGGCTTGAAGCAAGCCCTGCGGGCCTGGTACAGCCGCTTTGCCTCCTTTCTGATCTCTCTGGGGTTCACTGAAGCCAAGTCAGACACATCTCTCTTCATATTCAGCCGTGGCACCGAGACAGTCTACTTGctcttatatgtggatgacattgtcCTTACGGCTTCATCTCAGCAACTCCTTCACGGTGTCATTGCTGCTCTGAAAAAGGAGTTCGCCATGAAAGATCTTGGACCCCTACATCACTTCCTTGGCGTTGCAGTTCAGCGCCACAGGGATTCTGTTCTCCTTTCACAGCGTCAGTACACTCTGGACATACTTGCTCGCCATGGCATGAGTGACTACAAGCCTTGCTCCACTCCAGTTGACACTTGTGCAAAG TACCTCACCTTCACCAGGCCCGACATTGCCAATGCCGTCCAACAAGTGTGCCTTCATATGCATGATCCACGGGAAACTCACCTTGTCGCTGCCAAGCGGATCCTTCGCTATCTTCAGGGCACCCTCAGCCATGGTCTGGTCATTCCCCGCACAGCCCCAACACAGCTCCGTGTCTACACCGACGCTGATTGGGCCGGCTGCCCGGACACCTGCCGCTCCACCTCCGGCTACGCTGTCTTCCTCGGGGGCAGCCTGgtctcctggtcctccaagcgGCAGCCCACTGTCTCCCGGTCCAGCGCCGAGGCAGAGTACCGGGCTATTGCCAACGGCGTCGCTGAACCCACTTGGCTGCGGCAACTGCTCCAGGAACTTCACCATCCCCTAGACTCCGCATGCCTCATCTACTGCGACAATGTCAGCGCCtgctacctctccaccaaccccgtTCAACATCAGCGCACCAAGCACGTGGAAATCGACCTTCACTTCGTCCGTGAACGTGTCGCCATGGGTGCAGTCCAG agagagttggacgacaagaaggccgagttcaaccgcagaggagacagagagagatccaaggggattgacatgtTGAAGATCCAGTCtcgaaacaagaccatgactcaagatctagaagagttcagaaagaaggccgttcacaaccagggtcacctgatcgaggcactcaggcagaacgagtacctacaggacaaatgTGAGAGGACTCGACAGGCCTGGCAGAAGTCAGATAGGAAGgaccttagggagatgaagg atgccgagccgccgttctaa